From a single Syntrophorhabdus sp. genomic region:
- a CDS encoding F0F1 ATP synthase subunit alpha, translated as MEIRADEISRIIEQKISGFEKEIDLQETGVIMTVGDGIARIYGLENAMAGELLELPHGITGMVQNLEEDNIGAVIFGEDYKIKEGDLAKRTGKIAQVPVGEALVGRVVDALGTPIDGKGPIDAKEFRPVEQIAPGVVVRQPVKEPLQTGIKEIDALIPIGRGQRELIIGDRGTGKTVVALDTIINQKGKDVFCIYVAIGQKRFSVARIVDLLTEYGAMEYTTVVAATASDSAPLQFLAPFAGTAMGEYFRDNGKHALIVYDDLSKHAVAYRQLSLLLRRPPGREAYPGDIFYLHSRLLERSAKWDDAHGGGSLTSLPIIETQAGDVSAYIPTNVISITDGQIYLEPELFYAGVRPAINVGISVSRVGGNAQIKAMKQVAGRLRLEMAQYREMAAFAKFGSDLDKATQALLARGSRLTELFKQGQYVPIAVEKQVVLLYAAANGFIDTYPESALKKYEAELTRFMDSKYTSILQEIGEKKAIDASIEEKLTKALNEFKEGFTY; from the coding sequence ATGGAGATCAGGGCCGACGAAATAAGCAGGATCATAGAGCAGAAGATATCGGGTTTTGAAAAGGAGATCGACCTCCAGGAGACCGGTGTCATCATGACGGTGGGCGACGGTATCGCAAGGATATACGGGCTTGAGAATGCCATGGCCGGTGAGCTCCTTGAGTTGCCCCATGGCATTACCGGTATGGTGCAGAACCTTGAGGAAGACAATATCGGAGCCGTTATCTTTGGCGAGGATTACAAGATAAAGGAAGGCGATCTGGCGAAAAGAACGGGAAAGATCGCCCAGGTCCCCGTTGGTGAGGCCCTCGTGGGCAGGGTTGTCGACGCCCTCGGGACCCCCATAGACGGCAAAGGCCCGATCGACGCGAAGGAGTTCCGGCCCGTCGAGCAGATAGCGCCCGGCGTCGTCGTCCGCCAGCCCGTTAAAGAACCTCTGCAGACGGGCATCAAGGAGATCGACGCCCTCATCCCCATCGGCAGGGGCCAGAGGGAGCTTATCATCGGCGACCGCGGCACGGGAAAGACCGTCGTGGCCCTCGACACGATCATAAACCAGAAAGGCAAGGATGTTTTCTGCATATACGTGGCCATCGGCCAGAAGAGGTTCTCCGTGGCGAGGATCGTCGACCTGCTGACGGAATACGGCGCCATGGAGTACACCACGGTGGTTGCGGCGACGGCAAGCGATTCCGCTCCCCTGCAGTTCCTCGCGCCCTTCGCGGGTACCGCGATGGGTGAGTACTTCAGGGACAACGGGAAGCATGCCCTCATCGTGTACGACGACCTTTCAAAGCATGCCGTCGCGTACCGCCAGCTTTCGCTGCTCCTCAGAAGGCCGCCGGGACGTGAGGCCTACCCCGGGGACATCTTCTATCTCCACTCACGCCTTCTTGAGAGATCGGCGAAGTGGGATGACGCCCATGGCGGCGGGTCCCTTACCTCCCTTCCGATCATTGAGACCCAGGCGGGCGACGTTTCCGCGTATATCCCCACGAACGTCATCTCCATCACCGACGGTCAGATCTACCTGGAGCCGGAATTGTTCTACGCCGGTGTCAGGCCTGCGATCAACGTCGGTATCTCGGTATCGAGGGTCGGCGGCAACGCACAGATCAAGGCAATGAAGCAGGTGGCAGGCAGGCTGAGGCTGGAAATGGCCCAGTACCGCGAGATGGCCGCGTTTGCAAAGTTCGGTTCCGACCTCGACAAGGCCACGCAGGCCCTCCTTGCCCGCGGTTCACGCCTGACGGAGCTTTTCAAGCAGGGCCAGTACGTTCCCATCGCCGTCGAGAAACAGGTCGTCCTTCTCTATGCCGCGGCAAACGGGTTCATCGATACCTATCCCGAGAGCGCTCTCAAGAAATATGAGGCGGAGCTCACGCGCTTCATGGATTCCAAGTATACCAGTATCCTCCAGGAGATCGGGGAGAAGAAGGCCATCGACGCGTCGATCGAAGAGAAGCTTACGAAGGCGCTCAACGAATTCAAGGAAGGATTTACCTACTAA
- the atpH gene encoding ATP synthase F1 subunit delta — protein MISQSIAKRYAKGLFNVGEKNGKYKEYQSEIEGILGVFDKEERLKRAIVLPLVEVEKRREVLSDVLKSLQVSSPLASMFTMLLEKNRMGYLSLIRDVYNELVDEKEGKVKGTLWTAFPMDDAAKGRIEKELGTRLGKEVLLTVREDKSLIGGVKVAIKGTIIDGSVRRQLHTLQENILKE, from the coding sequence TTGATAAGCCAATCCATTGCCAAGAGATATGCCAAAGGTCTGTTCAACGTAGGAGAAAAGAACGGGAAATACAAGGAATACCAGTCCGAGATAGAAGGCATCCTCGGTGTTTTCGACAAGGAGGAGCGCCTGAAAAGGGCCATTGTGCTGCCCCTCGTTGAGGTGGAAAAGCGCCGCGAGGTCTTGAGCGACGTCCTCAAGTCCCTTCAGGTCTCCTCTCCGCTCGCGAGCATGTTCACCATGCTCCTCGAGAAGAACAGGATGGGGTACCTCTCGCTGATCCGGGATGTCTACAACGAGCTCGTCGACGAAAAGGAAGGCAAGGTCAAGGGCACCCTCTGGACGGCGTTTCCCATGGATGATGCCGCGAAGGGCAGGATAGAGAAGGAGCTCGGGACGAGACTCGGGAAAGAGGTCCTGCTGACGGTGCGGGAGGACAAGAGCCTCATCGGCGGGGTCAAGGTCGCCATCAAGGGAACGATAATAGATGGAAGCGTGAGAAGACAACTGCACACGTTGCAGGAAAATATACTGAAGGAGTAG
- a CDS encoding ATP synthase F0 subunit B has protein sequence MAPGGESVWSLIFKFFNFFVLVGLLIYFVGKPLKGFLRKRHQTVKAQLEETQKTLSEAQALRARYQEKMDRLEGEMEAFRKQTMQEAEAEKKKIIDEAVGFAARIREQARLTAEQENKEVARRIKEEISRLTVEQAEKLITEKITQSDHDSLVEDFIVKLRSMN, from the coding sequence ATGGCACCGGGTGGCGAGTCGGTCTGGAGTTTAATATTCAAATTCTTCAATTTTTTTGTTCTCGTCGGTTTACTCATCTATTTTGTCGGTAAACCCCTGAAAGGCTTCCTCAGGAAGCGTCACCAGACGGTGAAGGCGCAGCTCGAGGAGACGCAGAAGACCTTGAGCGAGGCCCAGGCCCTGCGGGCCAGGTACCAGGAGAAGATGGACAGGCTCGAGGGGGAGATGGAGGCCTTCCGGAAACAGACGATGCAGGAAGCGGAGGCGGAAAAGAAGAAGATCATCGACGAGGCCGTCGGCTTCGCGGCAAGAATACGGGAACAGGCCCGCCTGACGGCAGAGCAGGAAAACAAAGAGGTGGCCCGGAGGATCAAGGAAGAGATCTCCCGTCTCACCGTGGAACAGGCGGAGAAGCTCATCACCGAAAAGATCACCCAGTCCGACCACGACAGTCTGGTGGAAGATTTCATCGTAAAACTGAGGAGCATGAATTGA
- a CDS encoding ATP synthase F0 subunit B, whose amino-acid sequence MINFDATILYQFVHFLILLFILNFILFKPVLKALEKRQSAIKGLTDGVEQAKQDTIDLERNYESAFVEKRKPIIGSRDAVISEANKEAVHVVEQARSELSEELAKIKSEIEMEGRKVYDALKGDVGKLSMEAAQKILKRSI is encoded by the coding sequence ATGATTAACTTCGATGCGACTATTTTGTACCAGTTTGTTCACTTCCTGATCCTTCTTTTTATCCTGAATTTCATCCTTTTCAAGCCGGTCCTCAAGGCCCTGGAAAAGCGCCAGAGCGCCATCAAGGGATTGACGGACGGTGTCGAGCAGGCAAAGCAGGACACGATAGACCTGGAGAGGAACTACGAATCCGCCTTCGTGGAGAAGAGAAAACCCATCATCGGCAGCAGGGATGCGGTCATCTCGGAGGCCAACAAGGAAGCCGTACATGTGGTCGAGCAGGCGAGGAGCGAACTTTCCGAAGAGCTTGCGAAGATCAAGAGCGAGATAGAGATGGAAGGCAGGAAGGTCTATGACGCGCTTAAGGGCGATGTCGGCAAGCTTTCGATGGAAGCGGCGCAGAAGATCTTGAAAAGGAGTATCTGA
- a CDS encoding ParB/RepB/Spo0J family partition protein encodes MKKDPLGRGLSAILKDIEEKGTTRLIAIDQIVPNPAQPRIRMDERGIDELAASISEKGLLQPIILKRKENVYEIIAGERRYRAAILAGLREVPAMVRDVDDREALEIALMENLQREDLGPLEVAAVYERFVEEFAYTHEEIAKRMGVDRSSVTNCLRLLKLPEWVKELMAEGKLTQGHGRVILSLGNEREQKRFVEKVLREGTSVRELERQARKTVSSKEPAVAFLEETLVKALQTKVNITMRRNRGKIIIEFYSREDLERLSELITG; translated from the coding sequence GTGAAGAAAGACCCCCTGGGAAGAGGACTCTCCGCCATACTCAAGGACATAGAGGAGAAAGGGACGACCAGGCTCATCGCGATCGACCAGATCGTGCCGAACCCTGCCCAGCCGCGCATCCGGATGGATGAGAGAGGCATCGACGAGCTGGCGGCGTCCATCAGTGAAAAGGGGCTTCTCCAGCCTATCATCCTGAAGAGAAAGGAAAACGTCTACGAGATCATCGCCGGGGAAAGGCGCTACCGGGCGGCCATTCTGGCGGGTTTGAGGGAGGTCCCGGCCATGGTCCGGGATGTCGACGACAGGGAAGCACTGGAGATAGCCCTCATGGAGAATCTCCAGAGAGAGGACCTGGGCCCCCTGGAGGTGGCTGCGGTGTACGAGCGGTTTGTGGAAGAGTTCGCGTACACCCATGAGGAGATCGCGAAGAGAATGGGGGTCGACCGCAGTTCCGTGACGAACTGCCTGCGCCTCTTGAAACTGCCCGAGTGGGTGAAGGAGCTCATGGCGGAGGGCAAGCTCACGCAGGGCCACGGGCGGGTCATCCTGTCTCTCGGCAATGAAAGGGAGCAGAAGAGGTTCGTGGAGAAGGTCCTTCGCGAGGGGACCTCCGTCCGGGAACTGGAAAGGCAGGCACGGAAGACGGTGTCTTCGAAGGAACCGGCAGTGGCATTCCTGGAGGAGACCCTGGTCAAGGCGCTGCAGACGAAGGTGAACATCACGATGAGGAGGAACCGGGGTAAGATCATCATCGAGTTTTACTCCCGGGAAGACCTGGAGCGCCTCTCCGAATTGATAACCGGTTGA
- a CDS encoding ParA family protein yields the protein MVISIANQKGGVGKTTTAVNLSASIAVSERRTLIIDMDSQCNTTSGFGIPYNNVSGHIYNVLIGEKAMADVIRPTAVPYLDIISAHPDLIGAEIELLDTSEREYALKKAIGELGDTYSYIFIDCPPSLGLLTINSLAASDRVIIPLQCEYFALEGLAMLLRTISIIQRKLNPGLEVLGILLTMFDRRNNLSFRVWEEVTKCFNDTVFQTVIPRNVKLSESPSHGKPALLYDISSRGAESYLRLASEILEKRSEA from the coding sequence ATGGTGATCTCCATCGCGAACCAGAAGGGCGGGGTCGGCAAGACGACAACCGCAGTTAACCTCTCGGCGTCCATCGCGGTATCCGAACGGAGGACCCTCATCATCGACATGGATTCCCAGTGCAACACCACGTCCGGCTTCGGTATCCCTTACAACAACGTGTCCGGCCACATTTACAATGTCCTCATCGGCGAGAAGGCGATGGCCGACGTGATCCGGCCCACCGCGGTTCCCTACCTGGATATCATTTCCGCCCATCCCGACCTCATAGGCGCCGAGATCGAGCTCCTTGACACGAGCGAGCGGGAGTACGCCCTGAAGAAGGCCATCGGGGAGCTGGGTGACACCTATTCCTATATATTCATCGACTGTCCGCCGTCACTGGGGCTTCTCACCATAAATTCGCTCGCCGCCTCGGACCGTGTCATCATACCCCTGCAATGCGAGTACTTCGCCCTCGAGGGTCTCGCCATGCTCCTCAGGACCATCTCCATCATTCAGAGAAAGCTCAACCCCGGGCTCGAGGTCCTGGGCATACTCCTCACCATGTTCGACAGGAGGAACAACCTTTCATTCAGGGTGTGGGAAGAGGTCACGAAGTGCTTCAACGACACCGTTTTCCAGACCGTCATCCCCCGTAACGTGAAGCTCAGCGAATCACCGAGCCATGGAAAACCGGCGCTCCTTTATGATATAAGTTCGCGGGGTGCCGAGAGCTATCTCCGGCTGGCGTCGGAAATTCTTGAAAAGAGGAGCGAGGCGTGA
- a CDS encoding methyltransferase: protein MDLKGLIAEALEHFAISAGEARSASLVRYMEELDRWGRRMNLVGLKDIERVCRELLADALFLHAFVMDRRRLVDVGSGSGILAVPLAILNGSLEVLSVDKSLRKIQFQRHVRRTLKLTNLRPVEGRIEAIDPLDADCLVAKAYGTTLAVLAASDRHLVTGGLTFVLKGRRREDGTFPGHVLEKDLGYSLPGVARDYRLLIYKRIS, encoded by the coding sequence GTGGACCTGAAAGGACTGATAGCCGAGGCATTGGAGCATTTCGCCATCTCCGCCGGCGAGGCAAGATCGGCGTCTCTGGTGCGCTACATGGAGGAACTCGACCGCTGGGGACGCAGGATGAACCTCGTGGGCCTCAAGGATATAGAACGTGTCTGCCGGGAGCTCCTGGCAGATGCCCTCTTTCTCCATGCCTTCGTCATGGACCGGCGCCGCCTTGTCGACGTCGGTTCGGGCTCGGGTATCCTTGCCGTTCCGCTGGCCATTCTCAACGGATCCCTTGAGGTCCTGTCCGTCGACAAGAGCTTGAGGAAGATCCAGTTCCAGCGTCACGTCCGCCGTACCCTTAAGCTCACCAACCTCCGTCCCGTGGAGGGACGAATAGAGGCGATCGATCCCCTTGACGCCGACTGTCTCGTCGCGAAGGCCTATGGGACCACCCTGGCCGTCCTCGCGGCGTCGGACAGGCATCTCGTGACGGGAGGGCTGACTTTCGTACTCAAGGGGAGGAGACGGGAGGATGGGACCTTCCCGGGCCACGTGCTCGAGAAGGACCTCGGCTATTCCTTGCCGGGAGTTGCCAGGGACTACCGGCTTCTCATATATAAAAGAATTTCCTAG
- the lptA gene encoding lipopolysaccharide transport periplasmic protein LptA — protein sequence MRKFIFVFIALFVLVSCSSKAPKKAENPVDLYVAGVNLMNTKKYDKAVEKFKAIREQYPFDPMALVAAVKLGDAYFLKKDYVLAAGTYEDYFKAHPDEENIPYVLFRLGESYEKLSPSIDRDQANTVKGIERITFLRNRYPTSSYAKESEPRLKRFIQKLADRELYVGEFYVRTAQYNACVMRLEDMLKRYPESKNMDKALFYLVTAHRELGNQDKSDEYLERLRREYPKSIYSRSTIRQRKTLKMVREEEKKATSPGTAAATAPRAAAPGPARVSPWTTGVPVASATTSTAPAAEATAETPQYKERKKKEIDLRPPEPVSGAPISPEPVKVAAVETARPADAPAAATSETKQEGGKLPEDASKEKGTDKALGFLDRKKPIDIVSDTMEGFDKEKYVFFKGSVVAKQDDLYIYSDTMEAFMSADTNEIDKANAKGNVRIIKQNRTATCKEAFFDNLKGEIILKGNAVVTSGKDKVEGDVVTYYVNEDRAVVTAEKSKKAKVTIYPQKN from the coding sequence ATGCGAAAATTCATCTTTGTTTTCATTGCCCTTTTCGTGCTCGTCTCGTGTTCCTCAAAGGCCCCGAAGAAGGCCGAGAACCCCGTCGACCTCTACGTTGCCGGCGTGAACCTCATGAACACGAAGAAGTATGACAAGGCCGTGGAGAAGTTCAAGGCCATCCGCGAACAGTACCCCTTCGACCCCATGGCCCTCGTTGCCGCCGTCAAGCTCGGCGACGCCTATTTCCTGAAGAAGGATTACGTTCTGGCCGCCGGCACCTACGAGGACTATTTCAAGGCGCACCCGGACGAAGAGAACATTCCCTACGTCCTCTTCCGTCTCGGTGAATCCTACGAGAAACTGTCACCCAGCATCGACCGCGACCAGGCGAACACGGTGAAGGGCATCGAAAGGATAACCTTCCTGAGGAACCGGTACCCCACGAGTTCCTACGCAAAGGAGTCCGAACCGAGACTGAAACGGTTCATACAGAAGCTGGCCGACCGGGAACTCTACGTGGGTGAATTCTACGTCCGAACGGCCCAGTACAACGCGTGCGTCATGAGACTCGAGGACATGCTGAAAAGATATCCCGAGTCAAAGAACATGGACAAGGCCCTTTTCTACCTTGTCACCGCCCATCGGGAACTGGGCAACCAGGACAAGAGCGACGAGTACCTCGAACGGCTGCGCAGGGAGTATCCGAAAAGTATCTATTCGCGCTCCACTATAAGGCAGCGCAAAACCCTCAAGATGGTGCGCGAAGAGGAGAAGAAAGCGACTTCACCCGGTACCGCCGCCGCAACGGCGCCCCGGGCGGCCGCCCCCGGTCCTGCCAGGGTGTCCCCGTGGACAACGGGCGTACCCGTGGCGAGCGCGACAACCTCCACTGCCCCTGCCGCCGAAGCGACCGCGGAAACACCACAATACAAGGAAAGGAAGAAAAAGGAGATAGATCTCAGGCCCCCCGAGCCTGTGTCCGGCGCTCCTATATCCCCTGAGCCGGTAAAGGTGGCCGCCGTTGAGACGGCACGACCGGCCGACGCCCCTGCTGCCGCCACTTCCGAAACAAAGCAAGAAGGCGGAAAGCTCCCGGAGGACGCGTCGAAAGAGAAAGGCACGGACAAGGCGCTGGGCTTTCTTGACCGGAAGAAGCCTATAGATATCGTCTCCGATACGATGGAAGGCTTCGACAAGGAGAAGTACGTCTTCTTCAAGGGCAGCGTCGTGGCCAAGCAGGACGACCTTTATATCTATTCCGATACCATGGAGGCCTTCATGAGTGCCGACACCAACGAAATAGATAAGGCGAACGCGAAAGGCAACGTCAGGATCATCAAACAGAACAGGACGGCAACGTGCAAAGAGGCCTTCTTCGATAATCTTAAAGGTGAGATCATTCTCAAGGGGAACGCCGTCGTGACCTCAGGAAAGGACAAGGTCGAAGGTGATGTCGTCACATACTACGTGAACGAAGACCGCGCCGTGGTCACCGCGGAGAAGAGCAAGAAAGCCAAAGTGACCATATACCCCCAGAAGAACTAG
- a CDS encoding PaaI family thioesterase — MEDRKRGAYFDQVGREPFARLLDIHLRDVSEGYALCEMFYTESMDNIYGNAHGGAIFGLIDEAFEISSNSHDRVAVALNMNITYMKPPRKGSLLLAESKETHKTNRTASYYITVKDGNDTIAVCQALVYRKSDPIPFLPERTA, encoded by the coding sequence ATGGAGGACAGAAAGAGGGGTGCCTATTTCGATCAGGTTGGAAGGGAGCCCTTCGCGCGTCTTCTTGATATACACCTCAGGGATGTCAGCGAAGGATATGCTCTGTGCGAGATGTTTTACACGGAGAGCATGGACAATATATACGGCAACGCCCATGGCGGGGCCATCTTCGGACTCATCGACGAGGCCTTCGAGATCTCGTCGAACAGCCACGACAGGGTGGCTGTTGCCCTCAACATGAACATAACCTATATGAAACCACCCAGGAAAGGATCGCTCCTTCTCGCGGAGTCGAAGGAAACACACAAGACGAACAGGACGGCTTCATATTACATAACGGTAAAGGACGGTAACGACACCATAGCGGTATGCCAGGCCCTCGTCTACCGCAAATCCGACCCCATACCCTTCCTGCCGGAAAGAACAGCTTGA
- the trxA gene encoding thioredoxin has product MSNARAVTDGEFKTEVLESNIPVLVDFWATWCGPCQVMGPVIDALAGEYEGRVKVLKLNVDENPQTPAQYGVRGIPTLIIFKNGAESERIVGAQPRGNVDNALKKVL; this is encoded by the coding sequence ATGAGCAACGCAAGAGCGGTAACGGACGGAGAGTTCAAGACCGAGGTTCTCGAATCAAACATCCCTGTTCTCGTGGATTTCTGGGCGACCTGGTGCGGACCGTGCCAGGTGATGGGTCCCGTGATCGATGCCCTTGCCGGTGAGTATGAGGGCAGGGTGAAGGTCCTCAAGCTCAATGTTGACGAGAACCCTCAGACACCGGCGCAATACGGGGTCCGGGGCATCCCCACGCTGATCATCTTCAAGAACGGGGCCGAATCGGAACGCATCGTCGGTGCGCAGCCCAGGGGCAACGTTGACAACGCCTTGAAGAAGGTGTTGTGA
- a CDS encoding molybdopterin-dependent oxidoreductase, translating to MSRLRELNTPIFWAEGHPGVLDREGWEIEVTGLCDAPRAFTWADLREMPKTVVDARLTSVTRFTVRGNWGGVRVLDIMNTVKAHPSVTFVRFWSIKRIYDTSIPVETAVRSKTLLAYEFDGECLEEDYGGPVRAFVPYLWGYKSAKSVIRVTLMDHYVSGYWEERGYTDEAYLEAGLVRDMNDGGRIRRISEEEWKECLDD from the coding sequence ATGAGCCGGTTGAGAGAATTGAACACGCCCATCTTCTGGGCGGAGGGGCACCCCGGGGTCCTTGACAGGGAAGGCTGGGAGATAGAGGTGACGGGGCTTTGTGACGCGCCGCGGGCGTTCACGTGGGCCGACCTCAGGGAGATGCCGAAGACGGTCGTCGATGCGCGCCTGACGAGCGTGACGCGCTTCACCGTACGGGGCAACTGGGGAGGGGTCAGGGTCCTTGACATCATGAACACCGTGAAGGCCCATCCCTCCGTTACCTTTGTGCGGTTCTGGTCGATAAAGAGGATCTACGACACGTCCATACCAGTGGAAACGGCCGTCAGGAGCAAGACCCTCCTCGCCTACGAATTTGACGGGGAGTGTCTCGAGGAGGATTACGGGGGACCCGTGAGGGCCTTCGTGCCCTACCTCTGGGGATATAAGTCGGCGAAGAGCGTCATCCGCGTCACCCTTATGGACCATTACGTGTCCGGCTACTGGGAGGAAAGGGGGTACACCGATGAGGCATACCTGGAAGCGGGCCTTGTGCGGGACATGAACGACGGCGGCAGGATACGGCGCATCTCCGAGGAGGAATGGAAGGAGTGCCTCGATGACTGA
- a CDS encoding class I SAM-dependent rRNA methyltransferase, giving the protein MKDSAAPFSLPVPFCPRLFYTFATMVKLTVRKERSGPVRGFHPWVFSKALASIPEGLASGEPVELHDDSGAFLASGYFNSYGQISVRLWGHEKDESVGTAFFTRRMERAGDIRRRYVERPGTNAYRVVNGESDLLPGLIVDRYGEYLVVQFHTRGMERWKAEVVESLVTVFGPRGIWERSDVSVRSIENLGTVRGLLHGCVPDTIEILENGLRFLVDVKEGQKTGFFLDQRDKRSAFTKYAEDRDVLNCFSYTGGFTVYAMAGGARRVVSVDSSRRALDLAKENIALNGFDTSRCEFVCDDAKRYLREPASRFETIVLDPPAFIKDRRKRQEGLAGYRAINETALKNLLPGGILVTCSCSAHLSLGDFRFLLSEVGAKAGRPLIFLEAHTHGIDHPQLVPFTEGEYLKCFILRG; this is encoded by the coding sequence ATGAAGGACTCGGCGGCCCCCTTTTCTCTTCCTGTTCCTTTTTGTCCACGATTGTTCTATACTTTCGCCACCATGGTCAAGCTTACGGTAAGAAAGGAGCGCAGCGGGCCCGTCAGGGGGTTTCATCCCTGGGTGTTCTCGAAGGCCCTCGCGTCGATACCGGAAGGCCTCGCGTCAGGTGAGCCCGTGGAGCTCCATGACGACTCCGGCGCCTTCCTGGCATCCGGCTACTTCAACTCCTACGGACAGATATCGGTGAGGCTCTGGGGACACGAGAAGGATGAATCCGTCGGGACGGCTTTTTTCACCCGCAGGATGGAAAGGGCGGGCGATATCCGCCGCCGCTACGTGGAGCGCCCCGGCACGAACGCATACCGCGTGGTCAACGGTGAAAGCGATCTCCTTCCGGGACTCATCGTGGACAGGTACGGTGAATACCTCGTTGTCCAATTCCACACCCGGGGCATGGAGCGGTGGAAGGCCGAGGTCGTGGAGTCCCTCGTGACGGTGTTCGGACCGAGGGGTATCTGGGAGCGCTCCGACGTCTCCGTGAGGAGCATCGAGAACCTCGGGACCGTTCGGGGACTTCTCCACGGCTGCGTCCCCGACACCATAGAGATCCTGGAGAACGGGCTCAGATTCCTCGTCGACGTCAAGGAAGGACAGAAGACGGGGTTCTTTCTCGACCAGCGCGATAAACGCAGCGCCTTCACGAAATACGCGGAGGACAGGGATGTCCTCAACTGCTTCTCCTACACGGGAGGTTTCACGGTCTACGCCATGGCCGGGGGAGCCCGCCGCGTCGTCAGCGTCGACTCTTCGCGGCGCGCCCTCGACCTCGCGAAGGAGAACATCGCCCTCAACGGATTCGATACGTCACGGTGCGAATTCGTCTGTGACGACGCGAAGAGGTACCTCAGGGAACCGGCCTCGCGTTTCGAGACCATCGTGCTTGATCCACCGGCATTCATAAAGGACCGCAGGAAGAGGCAGGAGGGCCTCGCAGGTTACCGGGCGATCAACGAGACGGCCTTAAAGAATCTCTTGCCCGGAGGTATCCTCGTCACATGCTCCTGTTCCGCCCACCTGTCCCTGGGCGATTTCCGCTTCCTTCTGTCCGAGGTGGGGGCGAAGGCAGGAAGACCGCTCATCTTCCTTGAAGCCCACACCCACGGCATAGACCATCCCCAGCTCGTACCGTTCACGGAGGGGGAGTATCTGAAATGTTTCATCCTGAGGGGATGA
- the hisF gene encoding imidazole glycerol phosphate synthase subunit HisF codes for MNTVKIMPCLDMKNGRVVKGVHFVDLKDAGDPVENAAYYQKEGADELAMLDIAATVENRKTRLEWVREVSSVITIPLTVGGGINTTQDIELVLAAGADKVSMNSAAVKDPNLVKEAADRFGGGKIVIAVDARRNAAMPSGFELVVAGGTTPVGKDAVEWAKRCQELGAGTILPTSMDGDGTLKGYDLEFTKAISDAVTLPVIASGGAGTLEHFYEGVVRGGADILLAASVFHFRTFTVRQVKEYLKGKGVAVNL; via the coding sequence ATGAATACCGTGAAGATCATGCCCTGTCTCGACATGAAGAACGGCCGGGTCGTGAAGGGTGTCCACTTTGTTGACCTCAAGGATGCCGGGGACCCTGTCGAGAACGCGGCGTATTACCAGAAGGAGGGTGCCGACGAGCTCGCGATGCTCGACATCGCGGCCACCGTCGAGAACCGCAAGACCCGGCTCGAATGGGTGAGGGAGGTGTCGTCTGTGATCACCATTCCCCTCACTGTGGGCGGCGGGATCAATACAACGCAGGACATCGAACTCGTGCTTGCTGCCGGGGCTGACAAGGTGTCCATGAACAGCGCCGCCGTGAAGGACCCGAACCTCGTGAAGGAGGCCGCCGACAGGTTCGGAGGCGGGAAGATCGTCATCGCTGTCGATGCCAGGCGCAACGCGGCGATGCCCTCGGGTTTCGAGCTTGTCGTGGCGGGTGGAACGACCCCCGTCGGCAAGGACGCGGTGGAATGGGCGAAGCGCTGCCAGGAACTGGGCGCGGGCACGATCCTGCCGACGAGCATGGACGGCGACGGTACCCTGAAAGGGTATGACCTCGAGTTCACGAAGGCCATATCGGACGCGGTGACCCTGCCCGTCATTGCCTCGGGCGGAGCGGGAACTCTCGAGCACTTCTACGAGGGTGTTGTGCGGGGCGGAGCGGACATTCTGCTCGCCGCATCGGTCTTCCACTTCCGCACCTTCACGGTCCGCCAGGTGAAGGAGTACCTGAAGGGAAAGGGAGTGGCGGTGAATTTGTAG